The Manis javanica isolate MJ-LG chromosome 4, MJ_LKY, whole genome shotgun sequence genome contains a region encoding:
- the NFE2L1 gene encoding endoplasmic reticulum membrane sensor NFE2L1 isoform X6, with protein MTRLDRSSLSGGGHAKGSRPLNSLLAGHRVAQPPSAPGSRASLQDIDLIDILWRQDIDLGAGREIFDYSHRQKEQDVDKEVRGGAEQDDTWPGEGAEALVRNLLVDGETGESFPAQFPADISSISEAVPSESEPPGLQNNLLSPLLTGTESPFDLEQQWQDLMSIMEMQAMEVNTSTNEILYSAPPGDPLSTNYSLAPNTPINQNVSLHQASLGGCSQDFSLFSPEVESLPVAGTSTLLPLAPSNSTSLNSTFGSTNLAGLFFPPQLNGTANDTAGPELPDPLGGLLDEAMLDEISLMDLAIEEGFNPVQASQLEEEFDSDSGLSLDSSHSPSSMSSSEGSSSSSSSSSSSSSASSSSSSSFSEEGAVGYSSDSETLDLEEVEGAVGYQPEYSKFCRMSYQDPSQLSCLPYLEHVGHNHTYNMAPSALDSADLPPPSALKKGSKEKQADFLDKQMSRDEHRARAMKIPFTNDKIINLPVEEFNELLSKYQLSEAQLSLIRDIRRRGKNKMAAQNCRKRKLDTILNLERDVEDLQRDKARLLREKVEFLRSLRQMKQKVQSLYQEVFGRLRDENGRPYSPSQYALQYAGDGSVLLIPRTLANQQARRQERKPKDRRK; from the exons ATGACCCGCCTGGACCGCAGCTCTCTCAGTGGTGGGGGCCATGCCAAAGGCAGCCGGCCCCTTAACTCTTTGCTGGCTGGTCACCGGGTGGCCCAGCCGCCCTCTGCTCCTGGGTCCAGGGCTTCTCTTCAG GACATAGATCTGATTGACATCCTTTGGCGACAGGATATTGACCTGGGGGCTGGGCGTGAGATTTTTGACTATAGTCACCGCCAGAAGGAGCAGGATGTGGATAAGGAAGTACGAGGTGGAGCTGAGCAGGACGACACCTGGCCAGGCGAAGGGGCAGAAGCTCTGGTGCGCAACCTGCTAGTGGATGGAGAAACTGGGGAGAGCTTCCCTGCACAG TTTCCAGCAGACATTTCCAGCATATCAGAAGCAGTGCCTAGTGAGAGTGAGCCCCCAGGTCTTCAGAATAACCTCTTGTCTCCTCTCCTGACGGGGACAGAGTCGCCATTTGATTTGGAACAGCAGTGGCAAGATCTCATGTCCATCATGGAAATGCAG GCCATGGAAGTGAACACTTCAACAAATGAGATCCTGTACAGTGCCCCTCCTGGAGACCCACTGAGTACCAACTACAGCCTTGCTCCCAACACTCCCATCAATCAGAATGTCAGCCTGCATCAGGCGTCCCTGGGGGGCTGCAGCCAGGACTTCTCACTCTTCAGCCCCGAGGTGGAAAGCCTGCCTGTGGCTGGCACCTCCACGCTGCTCCCACTGGCCCCCAGCAATTCCACCAGCCTCAACTCCACCTTTGGCTCCACCAACCTGGCAGGGCTCTTCTTTCCACCCCAGCTCAACGGCACAGCCAATGACACAGCAGGCCCCGAGCTGCCTGACCCACTGGGTGGTCTGTTAGATGAAGCCATGCTGGACGAGATCAGCCTGATGGACCTGGCCATTGAGGAAGGCTTTAACCCTGTGCAGGCCTCCCAGCTCGAAGAGGAATTTGACTCCGACTCAGGCCTCTCCTTGGACTCCAGCCATAGCCCTTCCTCCATGAGCAGCTCTGAAGGcagctcttcttcctcctcctcttcctcctcctcttcctccgcttcttcctcatcctcttcctccttttccgAGGAGGGTGCTGTTGGCTACAGCTCTGACTCTGAGACTCTGGACCTGGAAGAGGTTGAGGGCGCTGTGGGCTACCAGCCTGAGTATTCCAAGTTCTGCCGCATGAGCTACCAGGATCCGTCTCAGCTCTCCTGCCTGCCCTACTTGGAGCACGTGGGCCACAACCACACGTACAACATGGCGCCCAGTGCCCTCGACTCTGCCGACCTGCCACCACCCAGCGCCCTCAAGAAAGGCAGCAAGGAGAAGCAGGCCGACTTCTTAGACAAGCAGATGAGCCGGGATGAGCATCGAGCCCGAGCAATGAAGATCCCCTTCACCAATGACAAAATCATCAACTTGCCTGTCGAGGAGTTCAATGAGCTGCTATCGAAATACCAACTGAGTGAAGCCCAGCTGAGCCTCATCCGCGACATCCGGCGCCGGGGCAAGAACAAGATGGCGGCACAGAACTGCCGCAAGCGCAAGCTGGATACCATCCTGAACCTGGAGCGGGATGTGGAGGACCTGCAGCGTGATAAAGCTCGGCTGCTGCGTGAGAAGGTGGAGTTCCTCCGGTCCCTGCGGCAGATGAAGCAGAAGGTCCAGAGCCTGTACCAGGAGGTGTTTGGGCGGCTGCGGGATGAGAATGGGCGACCCTACTCACCCAGTCAGTATGCGCTCCAATATGCAGGGGACGGCAGCGTCCTCCTCATTCCCCGCACCTTGGCCAACCAGCAGGCCCGGCGACAGGAGAGGAAGCCAAAGGACCGGAGAAAGTga
- the NFE2L1 gene encoding endoplasmic reticulum membrane sensor NFE2L1 isoform X2 → MLSLKKYLTEGLLQFTILLSLIGVRVDVDTYLTSQLPPLREIILGPSSAYTQTQFHNLRNTLDGYGIHPKSIDLDNYFTARRLLSQVRALDRFQVPTTEVNAWLVHRDPEGSVSGSQPSSGLALESSSGLQDVTGPDNGVRESETEQGFSEDLEDLGAVAPPVSGDLTKEDIDLGAGREIFDYSHRQKEQDVDKEVRGGAEQDDTWPGEGAEALVRNLLVDGETGESFPAQVPGGEDQTALSLEECLRLLEATCPFGENAEFPADISSISEAVPSESEPPGLQNNLLSPLLTGTESPFDLEQQWQDLMSIMEMQAMEVNTSTNEILYSAPPGDPLSTNYSLAPNTPINQNVSLHQASLGGCSQDFSLFSPEVESLPVAGTSTLLPLAPSNSTSLNSTFGSTNLAGLFFPPQLNGTANDTAGPELPDPLGGLLDEAMLDEISLMDLAIEEGFNPVQASQLEEEFDSDSGLSLDSSHSPSSMSSSEGSSSSSSSSSSSSSASSSSSSSFSEEGAVGYSSDSETLDLEEVEGAVGYQPEYSKFCRMSYQDPSQLSCLPYLEHVGHNHTYNMAPSALDSADLPPPSALKKGSKEKQADFLDKQMSRDEHRARAMKIPFTNDKIINLPVEEFNELLSKYQLSEAQLSLIRDIRRRGKNKMAAQNCRKRKLDTILNLERDVEDLQRDKARLLREKVEFLRSLRQMKQKVQSLYQEVFGRLRDENGRPYSPSQYALQYAGDGSVLLIPRTLANQQARRQERKPKDRRK, encoded by the exons ATGCTTTCTCTGAAGAAATACTTAACGGAAGGACTTCTCCAGTTCACCATTCTGCTGAGTTTGATTGGGGTGCGGGTGGACGTGGATACTTACCTGACCTCACAGCTCCCCCCACTCCGGGAGATCATCCTGGGGCCCAGTTCTGCCTATACACAGACCCAGTTCCACAACCTGAGGAATACCTTGGATGGCTATGGTATCCACCCCAAGAGCATAGACCTGGACAATTACTTCACTGCCCGGCGGCTCCTCAGTCAGGTGAGGGCCCTGGACAGGTTCCAGGTGCCAACGACTGAGGTAAACGCCTGGCTGGTCCACCGGGATCCGGAGGGGTCTGTCTCTGGCAGCCAGCCCAGCTCAGGCCTCGCTCTCGAGAGTTCCAGTGGCCTCCAAGATGTGACAGGCCCAGACAACGGGGTGCGAGAAAGCGAAACGGAGCAGGGATTCAGTGAAGATTTGGAGGATTTGGGGGCTGTAGCCCCTCCAGTCAGTGGAGACTTAACCAAAGAG GATATTGACCTGGGGGCTGGGCGTGAGATTTTTGACTATAGTCACCGCCAGAAGGAGCAGGATGTGGATAAGGAAGTACGAGGTGGAGCTGAGCAGGACGACACCTGGCCAGGCGAAGGGGCAGAAGCTCTGGTGCGCAACCTGCTAGTGGATGGAGAAACTGGGGAGAGCTTCCCTGCACAG GTGCCTGGTGGGGAGGACCAGACGGCCCTGTCCCTGGAAGAGTGCCTTAGGCTGCTGGAGGCCACCTGCCCCTTTGGGGAGAATGCTGAG TTTCCAGCAGACATTTCCAGCATATCAGAAGCAGTGCCTAGTGAGAGTGAGCCCCCAGGTCTTCAGAATAACCTCTTGTCTCCTCTCCTGACGGGGACAGAGTCGCCATTTGATTTGGAACAGCAGTGGCAAGATCTCATGTCCATCATGGAAATGCAG GCCATGGAAGTGAACACTTCAACAAATGAGATCCTGTACAGTGCCCCTCCTGGAGACCCACTGAGTACCAACTACAGCCTTGCTCCCAACACTCCCATCAATCAGAATGTCAGCCTGCATCAGGCGTCCCTGGGGGGCTGCAGCCAGGACTTCTCACTCTTCAGCCCCGAGGTGGAAAGCCTGCCTGTGGCTGGCACCTCCACGCTGCTCCCACTGGCCCCCAGCAATTCCACCAGCCTCAACTCCACCTTTGGCTCCACCAACCTGGCAGGGCTCTTCTTTCCACCCCAGCTCAACGGCACAGCCAATGACACAGCAGGCCCCGAGCTGCCTGACCCACTGGGTGGTCTGTTAGATGAAGCCATGCTGGACGAGATCAGCCTGATGGACCTGGCCATTGAGGAAGGCTTTAACCCTGTGCAGGCCTCCCAGCTCGAAGAGGAATTTGACTCCGACTCAGGCCTCTCCTTGGACTCCAGCCATAGCCCTTCCTCCATGAGCAGCTCTGAAGGcagctcttcttcctcctcctcttcctcctcctcttcctccgcttcttcctcatcctcttcctccttttccgAGGAGGGTGCTGTTGGCTACAGCTCTGACTCTGAGACTCTGGACCTGGAAGAGGTTGAGGGCGCTGTGGGCTACCAGCCTGAGTATTCCAAGTTCTGCCGCATGAGCTACCAGGATCCGTCTCAGCTCTCCTGCCTGCCCTACTTGGAGCACGTGGGCCACAACCACACGTACAACATGGCGCCCAGTGCCCTCGACTCTGCCGACCTGCCACCACCCAGCGCCCTCAAGAAAGGCAGCAAGGAGAAGCAGGCCGACTTCTTAGACAAGCAGATGAGCCGGGATGAGCATCGAGCCCGAGCAATGAAGATCCCCTTCACCAATGACAAAATCATCAACTTGCCTGTCGAGGAGTTCAATGAGCTGCTATCGAAATACCAACTGAGTGAAGCCCAGCTGAGCCTCATCCGCGACATCCGGCGCCGGGGCAAGAACAAGATGGCGGCACAGAACTGCCGCAAGCGCAAGCTGGATACCATCCTGAACCTGGAGCGGGATGTGGAGGACCTGCAGCGTGATAAAGCTCGGCTGCTGCGTGAGAAGGTGGAGTTCCTCCGGTCCCTGCGGCAGATGAAGCAGAAGGTCCAGAGCCTGTACCAGGAGGTGTTTGGGCGGCTGCGGGATGAGAATGGGCGACCCTACTCACCCAGTCAGTATGCGCTCCAATATGCAGGGGACGGCAGCGTCCTCCTCATTCCCCGCACCTTGGCCAACCAGCAGGCCCGGCGACAGGAGAGGAAGCCAAAGGACCGGAGAAAGTga
- the NFE2L1 gene encoding endoplasmic reticulum membrane sensor NFE2L1 isoform X1, whose protein sequence is MLSLKKYLTEGLLQFTILLSLIGVRVDVDTYLTSQLPPLREIILGPSSAYTQTQFHNLRNTLDGYGIHPKSIDLDNYFTARRLLSQVRALDRFQVPTTEVNAWLVHRDPEGSVSGSQPSSGLALESSSGLQDVTGPDNGVRESETEQGFSEDLEDLGAVAPPVSGDLTKEDIDLIDILWRQDIDLGAGREIFDYSHRQKEQDVDKEVRGGAEQDDTWPGEGAEALVRNLLVDGETGESFPAQVPGGEDQTALSLEECLRLLEATCPFGENAEFPADISSISEAVPSESEPPGLQNNLLSPLLTGTESPFDLEQQWQDLMSIMEMQAMEVNTSTNEILYSAPPGDPLSTNYSLAPNTPINQNVSLHQASLGGCSQDFSLFSPEVESLPVAGTSTLLPLAPSNSTSLNSTFGSTNLAGLFFPPQLNGTANDTAGPELPDPLGGLLDEAMLDEISLMDLAIEEGFNPVQASQLEEEFDSDSGLSLDSSHSPSSMSSSEGSSSSSSSSSSSSSASSSSSSSFSEEGAVGYSSDSETLDLEEVEGAVGYQPEYSKFCRMSYQDPSQLSCLPYLEHVGHNHTYNMAPSALDSADLPPPSALKKGSKEKQADFLDKQMSRDEHRARAMKIPFTNDKIINLPVEEFNELLSKYQLSEAQLSLIRDIRRRGKNKMAAQNCRKRKLDTILNLERDVEDLQRDKARLLREKVEFLRSLRQMKQKVQSLYQEVFGRLRDENGRPYSPSQYALQYAGDGSVLLIPRTLANQQARRQERKPKDRRK, encoded by the exons ATGCTTTCTCTGAAGAAATACTTAACGGAAGGACTTCTCCAGTTCACCATTCTGCTGAGTTTGATTGGGGTGCGGGTGGACGTGGATACTTACCTGACCTCACAGCTCCCCCCACTCCGGGAGATCATCCTGGGGCCCAGTTCTGCCTATACACAGACCCAGTTCCACAACCTGAGGAATACCTTGGATGGCTATGGTATCCACCCCAAGAGCATAGACCTGGACAATTACTTCACTGCCCGGCGGCTCCTCAGTCAGGTGAGGGCCCTGGACAGGTTCCAGGTGCCAACGACTGAGGTAAACGCCTGGCTGGTCCACCGGGATCCGGAGGGGTCTGTCTCTGGCAGCCAGCCCAGCTCAGGCCTCGCTCTCGAGAGTTCCAGTGGCCTCCAAGATGTGACAGGCCCAGACAACGGGGTGCGAGAAAGCGAAACGGAGCAGGGATTCAGTGAAGATTTGGAGGATTTGGGGGCTGTAGCCCCTCCAGTCAGTGGAGACTTAACCAAAGAG GACATAGATCTGATTGACATCCTTTGGCGACAGGATATTGACCTGGGGGCTGGGCGTGAGATTTTTGACTATAGTCACCGCCAGAAGGAGCAGGATGTGGATAAGGAAGTACGAGGTGGAGCTGAGCAGGACGACACCTGGCCAGGCGAAGGGGCAGAAGCTCTGGTGCGCAACCTGCTAGTGGATGGAGAAACTGGGGAGAGCTTCCCTGCACAG GTGCCTGGTGGGGAGGACCAGACGGCCCTGTCCCTGGAAGAGTGCCTTAGGCTGCTGGAGGCCACCTGCCCCTTTGGGGAGAATGCTGAG TTTCCAGCAGACATTTCCAGCATATCAGAAGCAGTGCCTAGTGAGAGTGAGCCCCCAGGTCTTCAGAATAACCTCTTGTCTCCTCTCCTGACGGGGACAGAGTCGCCATTTGATTTGGAACAGCAGTGGCAAGATCTCATGTCCATCATGGAAATGCAG GCCATGGAAGTGAACACTTCAACAAATGAGATCCTGTACAGTGCCCCTCCTGGAGACCCACTGAGTACCAACTACAGCCTTGCTCCCAACACTCCCATCAATCAGAATGTCAGCCTGCATCAGGCGTCCCTGGGGGGCTGCAGCCAGGACTTCTCACTCTTCAGCCCCGAGGTGGAAAGCCTGCCTGTGGCTGGCACCTCCACGCTGCTCCCACTGGCCCCCAGCAATTCCACCAGCCTCAACTCCACCTTTGGCTCCACCAACCTGGCAGGGCTCTTCTTTCCACCCCAGCTCAACGGCACAGCCAATGACACAGCAGGCCCCGAGCTGCCTGACCCACTGGGTGGTCTGTTAGATGAAGCCATGCTGGACGAGATCAGCCTGATGGACCTGGCCATTGAGGAAGGCTTTAACCCTGTGCAGGCCTCCCAGCTCGAAGAGGAATTTGACTCCGACTCAGGCCTCTCCTTGGACTCCAGCCATAGCCCTTCCTCCATGAGCAGCTCTGAAGGcagctcttcttcctcctcctcttcctcctcctcttcctccgcttcttcctcatcctcttcctccttttccgAGGAGGGTGCTGTTGGCTACAGCTCTGACTCTGAGACTCTGGACCTGGAAGAGGTTGAGGGCGCTGTGGGCTACCAGCCTGAGTATTCCAAGTTCTGCCGCATGAGCTACCAGGATCCGTCTCAGCTCTCCTGCCTGCCCTACTTGGAGCACGTGGGCCACAACCACACGTACAACATGGCGCCCAGTGCCCTCGACTCTGCCGACCTGCCACCACCCAGCGCCCTCAAGAAAGGCAGCAAGGAGAAGCAGGCCGACTTCTTAGACAAGCAGATGAGCCGGGATGAGCATCGAGCCCGAGCAATGAAGATCCCCTTCACCAATGACAAAATCATCAACTTGCCTGTCGAGGAGTTCAATGAGCTGCTATCGAAATACCAACTGAGTGAAGCCCAGCTGAGCCTCATCCGCGACATCCGGCGCCGGGGCAAGAACAAGATGGCGGCACAGAACTGCCGCAAGCGCAAGCTGGATACCATCCTGAACCTGGAGCGGGATGTGGAGGACCTGCAGCGTGATAAAGCTCGGCTGCTGCGTGAGAAGGTGGAGTTCCTCCGGTCCCTGCGGCAGATGAAGCAGAAGGTCCAGAGCCTGTACCAGGAGGTGTTTGGGCGGCTGCGGGATGAGAATGGGCGACCCTACTCACCCAGTCAGTATGCGCTCCAATATGCAGGGGACGGCAGCGTCCTCCTCATTCCCCGCACCTTGGCCAACCAGCAGGCCCGGCGACAGGAGAGGAAGCCAAAGGACCGGAGAAAGTga
- the NFE2L1 gene encoding endoplasmic reticulum membrane sensor NFE2L1 isoform X3, with amino-acid sequence MLSLKKYLTEGLLQFTILLSLIGVRVDVDTYLTSQLPPLREIILGPSSAYTQTQFHNLRNTLDGYGIHPKSIDLDNYFTARRLLSQVRALDRFQVPTTEVNAWLVHRDPEGSVSGSQPSSGLALESSSGLQDVTGPDNGVRESETEQGFSEDLEDLGAVAPPVSGDLTKEDIDLIDILWRQDIDLGAGREIFDYSHRQKEQDVDKEVRGGAEQDDTWPGEGAEALVRNLLVDGETGESFPAQFPADISSISEAVPSESEPPGLQNNLLSPLLTGTESPFDLEQQWQDLMSIMEMQAMEVNTSTNEILYSAPPGDPLSTNYSLAPNTPINQNVSLHQASLGGCSQDFSLFSPEVESLPVAGTSTLLPLAPSNSTSLNSTFGSTNLAGLFFPPQLNGTANDTAGPELPDPLGGLLDEAMLDEISLMDLAIEEGFNPVQASQLEEEFDSDSGLSLDSSHSPSSMSSSEGSSSSSSSSSSSSSASSSSSSSFSEEGAVGYSSDSETLDLEEVEGAVGYQPEYSKFCRMSYQDPSQLSCLPYLEHVGHNHTYNMAPSALDSADLPPPSALKKGSKEKQADFLDKQMSRDEHRARAMKIPFTNDKIINLPVEEFNELLSKYQLSEAQLSLIRDIRRRGKNKMAAQNCRKRKLDTILNLERDVEDLQRDKARLLREKVEFLRSLRQMKQKVQSLYQEVFGRLRDENGRPYSPSQYALQYAGDGSVLLIPRTLANQQARRQERKPKDRRK; translated from the exons ATGCTTTCTCTGAAGAAATACTTAACGGAAGGACTTCTCCAGTTCACCATTCTGCTGAGTTTGATTGGGGTGCGGGTGGACGTGGATACTTACCTGACCTCACAGCTCCCCCCACTCCGGGAGATCATCCTGGGGCCCAGTTCTGCCTATACACAGACCCAGTTCCACAACCTGAGGAATACCTTGGATGGCTATGGTATCCACCCCAAGAGCATAGACCTGGACAATTACTTCACTGCCCGGCGGCTCCTCAGTCAGGTGAGGGCCCTGGACAGGTTCCAGGTGCCAACGACTGAGGTAAACGCCTGGCTGGTCCACCGGGATCCGGAGGGGTCTGTCTCTGGCAGCCAGCCCAGCTCAGGCCTCGCTCTCGAGAGTTCCAGTGGCCTCCAAGATGTGACAGGCCCAGACAACGGGGTGCGAGAAAGCGAAACGGAGCAGGGATTCAGTGAAGATTTGGAGGATTTGGGGGCTGTAGCCCCTCCAGTCAGTGGAGACTTAACCAAAGAG GACATAGATCTGATTGACATCCTTTGGCGACAGGATATTGACCTGGGGGCTGGGCGTGAGATTTTTGACTATAGTCACCGCCAGAAGGAGCAGGATGTGGATAAGGAAGTACGAGGTGGAGCTGAGCAGGACGACACCTGGCCAGGCGAAGGGGCAGAAGCTCTGGTGCGCAACCTGCTAGTGGATGGAGAAACTGGGGAGAGCTTCCCTGCACAG TTTCCAGCAGACATTTCCAGCATATCAGAAGCAGTGCCTAGTGAGAGTGAGCCCCCAGGTCTTCAGAATAACCTCTTGTCTCCTCTCCTGACGGGGACAGAGTCGCCATTTGATTTGGAACAGCAGTGGCAAGATCTCATGTCCATCATGGAAATGCAG GCCATGGAAGTGAACACTTCAACAAATGAGATCCTGTACAGTGCCCCTCCTGGAGACCCACTGAGTACCAACTACAGCCTTGCTCCCAACACTCCCATCAATCAGAATGTCAGCCTGCATCAGGCGTCCCTGGGGGGCTGCAGCCAGGACTTCTCACTCTTCAGCCCCGAGGTGGAAAGCCTGCCTGTGGCTGGCACCTCCACGCTGCTCCCACTGGCCCCCAGCAATTCCACCAGCCTCAACTCCACCTTTGGCTCCACCAACCTGGCAGGGCTCTTCTTTCCACCCCAGCTCAACGGCACAGCCAATGACACAGCAGGCCCCGAGCTGCCTGACCCACTGGGTGGTCTGTTAGATGAAGCCATGCTGGACGAGATCAGCCTGATGGACCTGGCCATTGAGGAAGGCTTTAACCCTGTGCAGGCCTCCCAGCTCGAAGAGGAATTTGACTCCGACTCAGGCCTCTCCTTGGACTCCAGCCATAGCCCTTCCTCCATGAGCAGCTCTGAAGGcagctcttcttcctcctcctcttcctcctcctcttcctccgcttcttcctcatcctcttcctccttttccgAGGAGGGTGCTGTTGGCTACAGCTCTGACTCTGAGACTCTGGACCTGGAAGAGGTTGAGGGCGCTGTGGGCTACCAGCCTGAGTATTCCAAGTTCTGCCGCATGAGCTACCAGGATCCGTCTCAGCTCTCCTGCCTGCCCTACTTGGAGCACGTGGGCCACAACCACACGTACAACATGGCGCCCAGTGCCCTCGACTCTGCCGACCTGCCACCACCCAGCGCCCTCAAGAAAGGCAGCAAGGAGAAGCAGGCCGACTTCTTAGACAAGCAGATGAGCCGGGATGAGCATCGAGCCCGAGCAATGAAGATCCCCTTCACCAATGACAAAATCATCAACTTGCCTGTCGAGGAGTTCAATGAGCTGCTATCGAAATACCAACTGAGTGAAGCCCAGCTGAGCCTCATCCGCGACATCCGGCGCCGGGGCAAGAACAAGATGGCGGCACAGAACTGCCGCAAGCGCAAGCTGGATACCATCCTGAACCTGGAGCGGGATGTGGAGGACCTGCAGCGTGATAAAGCTCGGCTGCTGCGTGAGAAGGTGGAGTTCCTCCGGTCCCTGCGGCAGATGAAGCAGAAGGTCCAGAGCCTGTACCAGGAGGTGTTTGGGCGGCTGCGGGATGAGAATGGGCGACCCTACTCACCCAGTCAGTATGCGCTCCAATATGCAGGGGACGGCAGCGTCCTCCTCATTCCCCGCACCTTGGCCAACCAGCAGGCCCGGCGACAGGAGAGGAAGCCAAAGGACCGGAGAAAGTga
- the NFE2L1 gene encoding endoplasmic reticulum membrane sensor NFE2L1 isoform X4, whose translation MLSLKKYLTEGLLQFTILLSLIGVRVDVDTYLTSQLPPLREIILGPSSAYTQTQFHNLRNTLDGYGIHPKSIDLDNYFTARRLLSQVRALDRFQVPTTEVNAWLVHRDPEGSVSGSQPSSGLALESSSGLQDVTGPDNGVRESETEQGFSEDLEDLGAVAPPVSGDLTKEDIDLGAGREIFDYSHRQKEQDVDKEVRGGAEQDDTWPGEGAEALVRNLLVDGETGESFPAQFPADISSISEAVPSESEPPGLQNNLLSPLLTGTESPFDLEQQWQDLMSIMEMQAMEVNTSTNEILYSAPPGDPLSTNYSLAPNTPINQNVSLHQASLGGCSQDFSLFSPEVESLPVAGTSTLLPLAPSNSTSLNSTFGSTNLAGLFFPPQLNGTANDTAGPELPDPLGGLLDEAMLDEISLMDLAIEEGFNPVQASQLEEEFDSDSGLSLDSSHSPSSMSSSEGSSSSSSSSSSSSSASSSSSSSFSEEGAVGYSSDSETLDLEEVEGAVGYQPEYSKFCRMSYQDPSQLSCLPYLEHVGHNHTYNMAPSALDSADLPPPSALKKGSKEKQADFLDKQMSRDEHRARAMKIPFTNDKIINLPVEEFNELLSKYQLSEAQLSLIRDIRRRGKNKMAAQNCRKRKLDTILNLERDVEDLQRDKARLLREKVEFLRSLRQMKQKVQSLYQEVFGRLRDENGRPYSPSQYALQYAGDGSVLLIPRTLANQQARRQERKPKDRRK comes from the exons ATGCTTTCTCTGAAGAAATACTTAACGGAAGGACTTCTCCAGTTCACCATTCTGCTGAGTTTGATTGGGGTGCGGGTGGACGTGGATACTTACCTGACCTCACAGCTCCCCCCACTCCGGGAGATCATCCTGGGGCCCAGTTCTGCCTATACACAGACCCAGTTCCACAACCTGAGGAATACCTTGGATGGCTATGGTATCCACCCCAAGAGCATAGACCTGGACAATTACTTCACTGCCCGGCGGCTCCTCAGTCAGGTGAGGGCCCTGGACAGGTTCCAGGTGCCAACGACTGAGGTAAACGCCTGGCTGGTCCACCGGGATCCGGAGGGGTCTGTCTCTGGCAGCCAGCCCAGCTCAGGCCTCGCTCTCGAGAGTTCCAGTGGCCTCCAAGATGTGACAGGCCCAGACAACGGGGTGCGAGAAAGCGAAACGGAGCAGGGATTCAGTGAAGATTTGGAGGATTTGGGGGCTGTAGCCCCTCCAGTCAGTGGAGACTTAACCAAAGAG GATATTGACCTGGGGGCTGGGCGTGAGATTTTTGACTATAGTCACCGCCAGAAGGAGCAGGATGTGGATAAGGAAGTACGAGGTGGAGCTGAGCAGGACGACACCTGGCCAGGCGAAGGGGCAGAAGCTCTGGTGCGCAACCTGCTAGTGGATGGAGAAACTGGGGAGAGCTTCCCTGCACAG TTTCCAGCAGACATTTCCAGCATATCAGAAGCAGTGCCTAGTGAGAGTGAGCCCCCAGGTCTTCAGAATAACCTCTTGTCTCCTCTCCTGACGGGGACAGAGTCGCCATTTGATTTGGAACAGCAGTGGCAAGATCTCATGTCCATCATGGAAATGCAG GCCATGGAAGTGAACACTTCAACAAATGAGATCCTGTACAGTGCCCCTCCTGGAGACCCACTGAGTACCAACTACAGCCTTGCTCCCAACACTCCCATCAATCAGAATGTCAGCCTGCATCAGGCGTCCCTGGGGGGCTGCAGCCAGGACTTCTCACTCTTCAGCCCCGAGGTGGAAAGCCTGCCTGTGGCTGGCACCTCCACGCTGCTCCCACTGGCCCCCAGCAATTCCACCAGCCTCAACTCCACCTTTGGCTCCACCAACCTGGCAGGGCTCTTCTTTCCACCCCAGCTCAACGGCACAGCCAATGACACAGCAGGCCCCGAGCTGCCTGACCCACTGGGTGGTCTGTTAGATGAAGCCATGCTGGACGAGATCAGCCTGATGGACCTGGCCATTGAGGAAGGCTTTAACCCTGTGCAGGCCTCCCAGCTCGAAGAGGAATTTGACTCCGACTCAGGCCTCTCCTTGGACTCCAGCCATAGCCCTTCCTCCATGAGCAGCTCTGAAGGcagctcttcttcctcctcctcttcctcctcctcttcctccgcttcttcctcatcctcttcctccttttccgAGGAGGGTGCTGTTGGCTACAGCTCTGACTCTGAGACTCTGGACCTGGAAGAGGTTGAGGGCGCTGTGGGCTACCAGCCTGAGTATTCCAAGTTCTGCCGCATGAGCTACCAGGATCCGTCTCAGCTCTCCTGCCTGCCCTACTTGGAGCACGTGGGCCACAACCACACGTACAACATGGCGCCCAGTGCCCTCGACTCTGCCGACCTGCCACCACCCAGCGCCCTCAAGAAAGGCAGCAAGGAGAAGCAGGCCGACTTCTTAGACAAGCAGATGAGCCGGGATGAGCATCGAGCCCGAGCAATGAAGATCCCCTTCACCAATGACAAAATCATCAACTTGCCTGTCGAGGAGTTCAATGAGCTGCTATCGAAATACCAACTGAGTGAAGCCCAGCTGAGCCTCATCCGCGACATCCGGCGCCGGGGCAAGAACAAGATGGCGGCACAGAACTGCCGCAAGCGCAAGCTGGATACCATCCTGAACCTGGAGCGGGATGTGGAGGACCTGCAGCGTGATAAAGCTCGGCTGCTGCGTGAGAAGGTGGAGTTCCTCCGGTCCCTGCGGCAGATGAAGCAGAAGGTCCAGAGCCTGTACCAGGAGGTGTTTGGGCGGCTGCGGGATGAGAATGGGCGACCCTACTCACCCAGTCAGTATGCGCTCCAATATGCAGGGGACGGCAGCGTCCTCCTCATTCCCCGCACCTTGGCCAACCAGCAGGCCCGGCGACAGGAGAGGAAGCCAAAGGACCGGAGAAAGTga